One stretch of Actinomycetota bacterium DNA includes these proteins:
- a CDS encoding ABC transporter ATP-binding protein, protein MTAVLEVQDTGIRFGGLVALEGVNVNVPEWEIVGLIGPNGAGKTTLFNCIMGAYTPNTGKIIYRGRDISLLPTHRRTALGIGRTFQNIGLVRGLTVLENFMVAQHSRIGYGAWGALIGVPRSFAEERRLKVNAMEVLDFIGLAHLADSQLDGLPYGTLKLIEVGTVLATDPDLLLLDEPSSGMGPDEAHEFGERLLKLRQTLNLTVLMIEHHVPLVVNVCDYVYVLNFGKVLTEGKPQAVRNHPEVVAAYLGGEVPSEDTEPQEEPAGVTA, encoded by the coding sequence ATGACGGCCGTTCTCGAGGTGCAGGACACCGGGATCCGCTTCGGCGGGCTCGTCGCGCTCGAGGGCGTGAACGTGAACGTGCCCGAGTGGGAGATCGTCGGGTTGATCGGGCCGAATGGCGCCGGCAAGACCACCTTGTTCAACTGCATCATGGGCGCCTACACGCCCAACACGGGCAAGATCATCTATCGCGGCCGCGACATCTCGCTGTTGCCGACGCACCGCCGGACCGCGCTGGGCATCGGCCGGACCTTCCAGAACATCGGGCTCGTGCGCGGGCTCACGGTCCTCGAGAACTTCATGGTGGCGCAGCATTCCCGCATCGGCTACGGCGCGTGGGGGGCATTGATCGGCGTCCCACGCTCGTTCGCCGAAGAGCGCAGGCTGAAGGTGAACGCGATGGAGGTCCTGGACTTCATCGGACTCGCGCACCTCGCGGACTCGCAGCTGGATGGGCTCCCCTACGGGACTCTCAAGCTGATCGAGGTGGGCACGGTCCTCGCTACCGACCCGGACCTCCTCCTGTTGGACGAGCCGTCTTCGGGCATGGGACCCGACGAGGCGCACGAGTTCGGAGAGCGTCTGTTGAAGCTCCGTCAGACCCTGAACCTGACGGTCCTCATGATCGAGCACCACGTCCCGCTCGTGGTCAACGTCTGCGACTACGTCTACGTGCTGAACTTCGGGAAGGTACTGACCGAGGGGAAGCCGCAGGCCGTGCGCAACCACCCCGAAGTCGTAGCGGCATACCTCG
- a CDS encoding branched-chain amino acid ABC transporter permease — translation MTATAAETVSAPAISRAPARWRPSAQGWVVRLAVLALVFGGIIWRTATIEQFWADRFALAAIYAVIGLSLNVVLGYVGQVSLGHHGFVGIAAFVSAYYVTEKAGCVANECSFGAFATGIGFGVLSGGVAALLLGLIALRIKGLYLALITLSYGFMAERSIFEIPFLTRGGAGMPAPRPEGFTTDRAYAFLCYAFLALVIFVDWRLLRSKVGRAVLSVKHSEPVAASYGINVTAYKTLAFILSGLFAGLGGGLLAFHTQNVVSNDFNFAIALLWVLMVVVGGLGNRTGVVIGSAFFALFPFLLEQIHWLEERVVESGRAFGQVTIVVGAALAILTMIQFPGGIAEQLSPITRWLRGQKFSMHPEGHGHHKGGHGHKKGALLAKLGLHKNEEAPTEASTEEIRSDAAPALAAQPEEPVGSAGREKEDA, via the coding sequence ATGACGGCCACGGCCGCCGAGACCGTATCGGCCCCCGCGATCTCCCGCGCCCCTGCGCGCTGGCGTCCGAGCGCACAGGGGTGGGTGGTGCGGCTCGCGGTTCTCGCGCTGGTGTTCGGTGGGATCATCTGGCGCACCGCTACCATCGAACAGTTCTGGGCGGATCGGTTCGCGCTCGCCGCTATCTACGCGGTCATAGGGCTCTCGCTCAACGTGGTGCTGGGATACGTGGGTCAGGTATCGCTGGGACACCATGGATTCGTCGGCATCGCCGCGTTCGTGTCGGCTTACTACGTCACTGAGAAAGCCGGGTGCGTCGCGAACGAGTGCTCGTTCGGAGCCTTCGCCACGGGCATCGGCTTCGGTGTCCTGAGCGGTGGCGTCGCGGCCCTGCTGTTGGGGCTGATCGCCCTGCGCATCAAGGGCTTGTACCTTGCGCTGATCACGCTGTCCTACGGGTTCATGGCGGAGCGCTCGATCTTCGAGATCCCGTTCCTCACCCGCGGCGGTGCCGGGATGCCTGCACCCCGCCCAGAAGGTTTCACCACCGACCGCGCCTACGCCTTCCTCTGCTACGCGTTCCTGGCGCTCGTGATCTTCGTGGACTGGCGCCTGCTGCGTTCGAAGGTGGGCAGGGCGGTCCTTTCGGTGAAACACTCCGAGCCCGTCGCGGCGTCATACGGCATCAACGTCACGGCGTACAAGACGCTCGCGTTCATCTTGTCAGGGCTGTTCGCGGGCCTCGGCGGCGGACTACTCGCGTTCCACACGCAGAACGTGGTGTCGAACGACTTCAACTTCGCTATCGCGCTCCTGTGGGTCCTGATGGTCGTCGTCGGCGGCCTGGGCAACCGGACGGGCGTAGTGATCGGCTCGGCCTTCTTCGCGTTGTTCCCCTTCCTGTTGGAACAGATCCACTGGCTCGAAGAAAGGGTTGTGGAAAGCGGACGCGCCTTCGGGCAGGTAACTATCGTCGTCGGCGCGGCACTCGCCATCCTGACGATGATCCAGTTCCCCGGCGGCATCGCCGAGCAACTCTCTCCGATCACGAGATGGCTGAGGGGCCAGAAGTTCTCGATGCACCCCGAGGGCCACGGGCACCACAAGGGAGGCCACGGCCACAAGAAAGGGGCCCTCCTCGCCAAGCTCGGCCTGCACAAGAACGAGGAGGCTCCGACGGAGGCATCCACGGAAGAGATCCGCAGCGACGCAGCTCCCGCGCTTGCGGCTCAGCCAGAGGAACCGGTCGGCAGCGCGGGCCGCGAGAAGGAGGACGCCTGA
- a CDS encoding branched-chain amino acid ABC transporter permease, producing MKSAIVVGVVIALVAVILALGAGDPTGPNAFVIIGLSQGAVFGLVALGLVLVYKGSRVFNFSQGEFGTIAAFLVFMMVEQRFPTKVPYVAAAVIAIALTVLIGLIMERIVVRPLLNSPRVILLVATIAFALLAIGVEVLAFLPEAKSLPPMVTSIFGRESFEIFAFTLEPQRILILLVMGGMAAGLAYFFSKTDLGLAVLAISQDSFATRVVGIGVERMSRFIWGSAAFLGAVAGVLYVPLTVLTPGAMTTGVLIPAFTGAVIGGMTSLPGAFVGGIIVGLIGSLSNWAGGHYFIGDGVQAKLLGDIIKGMPDVAVVLALLIVLLARPQGLLGREA from the coding sequence ATGAAGAGCGCCATCGTTGTCGGGGTCGTAATCGCGCTCGTTGCGGTCATCCTCGCGCTCGGTGCGGGGGACCCAACAGGTCCCAACGCGTTCGTGATCATCGGCCTGTCGCAGGGAGCTGTGTTCGGTCTGGTAGCGCTTGGCCTGGTTCTCGTCTACAAGGGCAGCCGGGTCTTCAACTTCTCACAGGGCGAGTTCGGGACGATCGCCGCCTTCCTGGTGTTCATGATGGTCGAGCAGAGGTTCCCGACGAAGGTCCCCTACGTGGCCGCGGCCGTTATCGCGATCGCACTGACGGTCCTGATCGGCTTGATCATGGAGCGGATCGTCGTTCGGCCGCTGTTGAACTCGCCGAGGGTGATCCTGCTCGTGGCCACGATCGCCTTCGCCCTGCTCGCGATCGGCGTCGAGGTGCTCGCCTTCCTTCCCGAGGCGAAGTCGCTGCCGCCGATGGTGACGTCGATCTTCGGCCGCGAGAGCTTCGAGATCTTCGCGTTCACCCTCGAACCGCAGCGGATCCTGATCCTGCTCGTGATGGGGGGGATGGCCGCGGGGCTTGCCTACTTCTTCTCGAAGACCGATCTCGGACTCGCCGTGCTGGCCATCTCCCAAGACAGTTTCGCAACCCGTGTCGTGGGCATCGGCGTGGAGAGGATGTCTCGCTTCATCTGGGGCTCTGCTGCGTTCCTCGGTGCCGTGGCAGGCGTCCTCTACGTGCCGCTGACGGTGTTGACTCCAGGCGCGATGACGACCGGTGTGCTGATCCCGGCGTTCACCGGAGCCGTCATCGGCGGGATGACCAGCCTTCCCGGCGCATTCGTCGGAGGGATCATCGTCGGCCTGATCGGCTCGCTGTCGAACTGGGCGGGCGGTCACTACTTCATCGGCGACGGCGTTCAGGCGAAGTTGCTCGGCGACATCATCAAGGGCATGCCCGACGTGGCCGTGGTTCTCGCGCTCCTGATAGTCCTGCTCGCACGACCCCAGGGCCTGCTCGGGAGGGAGGCATGA
- a CDS encoding ABC transporter substrate-binding protein — protein sequence MTTHPPKIKLMAFVALLLMTAAACGQKEGVYEAGLAAGGGLPPGTEIVDGKIVDSETGEVLGDASALGGTDSSGLATGGSGSLGGTTGAGGTTGAAGTTGGTAGDTPGTSEGATGSTGGSDATGVTSSSILLGSHAPLTGAAPVPSDSAQKGAELYFRWLQENNKKIHGRNVDIILKNDNYNPSQAVAVCKEMVEKDKVFALSGVAGTDQIQACARYAASVGVPYSSAGVTEIGLDGLPNYFAISLTYAEQGPLLADYAINKLGAKGEQNGMLRFDTPNFQDAHDAFAGAMADKGARLAYDRAVSKGAGTTEAQSVVQEMKTAGIDNVYVLASPVWWLQVLQAARTQNYTPQWMGVGITMTFDTVANVGCRNGTIDGAKFFSPFQAWIDRNRYSPDFEKAVKAIFPEEGAGDDFMYVGWGAGQVAAALLERSGPNLTRGGFVAAAEKTRNLKTDVFPPISFSSGDHFGGSAVHVLEARCSTGRWHTVQANATDF from the coding sequence GTGACGACTCACCCCCCGAAGATCAAGCTCATGGCGTTCGTGGCGCTGCTGCTGATGACTGCCGCCGCGTGTGGACAGAAGGAGGGGGTGTACGAGGCCGGGCTCGCCGCGGGAGGTGGCCTTCCCCCGGGCACTGAGATCGTCGACGGAAAGATCGTCGACTCGGAGACCGGCGAGGTGCTCGGAGACGCCAGCGCGCTCGGCGGCACCGACTCTTCCGGCCTCGCGACCGGCGGCTCCGGCTCGCTCGGAGGTACCACGGGGGCCGGCGGGACCACAGGCGCCGCCGGGACCACCGGCGGGACCGCGGGAGACACCCCCGGGACGAGCGAAGGCGCGACCGGGTCCACCGGAGGCAGCGACGCCACCGGCGTAACCAGCTCCAGCATCCTGCTCGGCAGCCATGCCCCCCTTACGGGCGCCGCCCCGGTGCCGTCGGACTCTGCTCAGAAGGGCGCGGAGCTGTACTTCAGGTGGTTGCAGGAGAACAACAAGAAGATCCACGGGCGCAACGTCGACATCATCTTGAAGAACGACAACTACAACCCGTCACAGGCGGTTGCGGTGTGCAAGGAGATGGTCGAGAAGGACAAGGTGTTCGCGCTCTCGGGCGTGGCCGGAACCGACCAGATCCAGGCCTGTGCCCGGTATGCCGCCAGCGTCGGCGTCCCCTACAGCTCCGCCGGCGTCACCGAGATCGGGCTCGACGGCCTCCCGAACTACTTCGCGATCAGCCTCACCTACGCAGAGCAGGGGCCGCTGCTCGCAGATTACGCGATCAACAAGCTGGGTGCCAAGGGCGAGCAGAACGGGATGCTGCGCTTCGATACGCCGAACTTCCAGGATGCCCACGACGCCTTCGCCGGCGCCATGGCGGATAAAGGCGCCCGCCTCGCCTACGACCGTGCCGTCAGCAAGGGAGCCGGGACCACGGAGGCACAGTCGGTGGTGCAGGAGATGAAGACCGCCGGCATCGACAACGTCTACGTCCTCGCATCGCCGGTGTGGTGGCTGCAGGTCCTCCAAGCAGCGCGGACGCAGAACTACACGCCCCAGTGGATGGGGGTCGGCATCACGATGACCTTCGACACCGTCGCCAACGTCGGCTGTCGCAACGGGACGATCGACGGGGCCAAGTTCTTCTCTCCGTTCCAGGCCTGGATCGACCGCAACCGCTACTCGCCCGACTTCGAGAAAGCCGTGAAAGCGATCTTCCCCGAGGAGGGCGCCGGAGACGACTTCATGTACGTGGGTTGGGGAGCCGGCCAGGTCGCTGCCGCGCTGCTCGAGCGCTCCGGACCGAACCTCACCAGAGGCGGTTTCGTCGCCGCTGCGGAGAAGACGCGCAACCTCAAGACCGACGTGTTCCCGCCGATCAGCTTCAGCTCTGGCGACCACTTCGGTGGGAGCGCGGTGCACGTGCTCGAGGCCCGCTGCAGCACAGGGAGATGGCACACGGTCCAAGCCAACGCGACCGACTTCTAG
- a CDS encoding DUF1015 domain-containing protein, which produces MPTLRAFRGIRYATSELGAVVCPPYDVISPEEQSRLYERHEHNAVRLELARTDGEGTERYAQVQTTFTRWVDEGVLAEEDVDALYVYRQDFSTEDGALHRVAGVLGALELEAFGRDSGVLPHERTMAGPKEDRLALMRACPVNISPIYAIYRGGGGIAPFLTSLENRPPQARFQDEAGILHRLWVITAPAEREMLAGAVARGPLVIADGHHRYETALAFHEEQRAREASGDHGSILCFCVDADSEDLVVLPYHRALRAPASKQAIAKVLTERFAAEPVDAQQASSVLERDDADHSFVFAFADGSYLARVGDADVIAAAGPRHASWRALDVVALHEVVLPAVLGEAEPELRFSRDANEILASVRAGEWDAGILLRAVAARQVVDVASSGERMPQKASYFWPKAVTGLVFHSLS; this is translated from the coding sequence TTGCCCACGCTGCGGGCCTTCCGCGGGATCAGGTACGCGACGAGCGAGCTCGGCGCAGTCGTGTGCCCGCCCTACGACGTGATCTCGCCCGAGGAGCAGTCGCGCCTCTACGAGCGCCACGAGCACAACGCGGTGCGTCTCGAGCTGGCGCGCACCGACGGTGAGGGCACCGAGAGATACGCGCAGGTCCAAACGACGTTCACACGCTGGGTCGACGAAGGGGTGCTGGCCGAAGAGGACGTCGATGCGCTGTATGTCTACCGGCAGGACTTCTCGACGGAAGACGGCGCTCTCCACCGTGTCGCGGGCGTGCTCGGCGCGCTAGAGCTCGAGGCCTTCGGCCGCGACTCCGGGGTGCTGCCACACGAGCGGACGATGGCGGGCCCGAAGGAGGATCGGCTCGCCCTGATGCGGGCGTGTCCCGTGAACATCTCTCCGATCTACGCGATCTACCGGGGGGGCGGCGGCATCGCGCCGTTCCTGACCTCACTCGAGAACCGGCCGCCGCAAGCGCGCTTCCAGGACGAGGCGGGAATCCTCCACCGGCTGTGGGTGATCACCGCTCCGGCGGAGCGCGAGATGCTGGCCGGTGCCGTCGCTCGCGGGCCGCTGGTCATAGCGGACGGGCATCACCGCTATGAGACCGCCCTCGCCTTCCACGAAGAGCAGCGCGCGCGGGAGGCCTCGGGCGATCACGGCTCGATCCTGTGCTTCTGCGTCGACGCAGACTCCGAGGATCTGGTCGTTCTGCCTTATCACCGCGCTCTCCGAGCACCGGCCTCGAAGCAAGCGATCGCGAAGGTGCTGACGGAGCGATTCGCGGCCGAGCCGGTGGACGCGCAGCAAGCCTCGTCCGTCCTCGAGCGGGATGACGCGGATCACTCCTTCGTCTTCGCGTTCGCCGACGGCTCCTACCTCGCCCGCGTGGGCGACGCCGACGTCATCGCGGCCGCAGGGCCGCGCCACGCCTCGTGGCGCGCTTTGGACGTGGTCGCTCTGCACGAGGTCGTTCTTCCCGCCGTGCTCGGCGAGGCGGAGCCGGAGCTCAGGTTCTCGCGCGACGCGAACGAGATCCTGGCTTCGGTGCGTGCGGGAGAGTGGGATGCGGGGATCCTGTTGAGGGCGGTCGCCGCGAGGCAGGTGGTCGACGTCGCCTCTTCAGGAGAGCGGATGCCACAGAAGGCGAGCTACTTCTGGCCCAAAGCAGTTACGGGGTTGGTTTTTCACTCCCTGAGCTAG
- a CDS encoding rhomboid family intramembrane serine protease has translation MLALIPISDANPTRNFPVVTIALIAINVLVFFFVEPGFGTSPEATQYFYENAPVPCQLADECPADFFPPEIAEPTLSEFVWALLFSTFLHGGFLHLGGNMLFLWVFGNNIEDYLGRVKYVAFYLLGGLAAGLAHVLWTLRLEALPSDAVQACLGGAAQGCGGIGQYVPAVGASGAVAAVMGAYLILFPRHKVNVLVPIVIIWTVIQMSAFVVLGLWFVYQFLIGGPDIAGVGEHSGVAWMAHVGGFVFGALGILLLGGRPQRPHHLLRPGWRY, from the coding sequence GTGCTCGCCCTCATCCCGATCTCGGATGCGAATCCCACCAGGAACTTCCCCGTCGTCACGATCGCTCTCATCGCGATCAACGTCTTGGTTTTCTTCTTCGTGGAACCTGGCTTCGGCACGAGTCCCGAGGCGACGCAGTACTTCTACGAGAACGCTCCGGTTCCCTGCCAACTCGCCGACGAATGCCCGGCGGACTTCTTCCCCCCGGAGATCGCCGAGCCCACGCTGTCGGAGTTCGTGTGGGCGTTGCTGTTCTCGACCTTCCTGCACGGTGGGTTCCTCCACCTCGGCGGCAACATGCTGTTCCTGTGGGTCTTCGGCAACAACATCGAGGACTACCTCGGACGGGTGAAGTACGTGGCGTTCTATCTGCTCGGCGGGCTCGCGGCGGGATTGGCCCACGTCTTGTGGACGCTTCGCTTGGAGGCGCTGCCCTCCGACGCGGTCCAGGCCTGCCTCGGCGGCGCGGCCCAGGGCTGCGGCGGCATCGGCCAGTACGTGCCGGCGGTCGGGGCGTCGGGCGCGGTAGCCGCGGTCATGGGCGCGTACCTGATCCTGTTCCCGCGCCACAAGGTGAACGTCCTGGTGCCGATCGTCATCATCTGGACCGTGATCCAGATGTCCGCGTTCGTCGTGCTCGGGTTGTGGTTCGTCTATCAGTTCTTGATCGGCGGTCCCGACATCGCCGGGGTCGGCGAACACAGCGGCGTCGCCTGGATGGCACACGTCGGTGGTTTCGTGTTCGGCGCCCTTGGGATCCTCTTGCTCGGAGGCCGGCCGCAGCGACCGCATCATCTGCTCCGCCCCGGCTGGCGTTACTAG
- a CDS encoding TlyA family RNA methyltransferase, translating into MSKPARLDAELVRRGLFRSRSEAKRSIDAGRVLVKGLPADRAATLVTPSDPISLAEEAPRFVSRGGEKLDGALARLQVKVEGRRWLDAGASTGGFTDRLLQGGAAAVAAVDVGYGQLDWKLRNDPRVVVIERTNIRFLRRGDLPFAPDGVTADLSFISLTVVLPALAAVAGDGCDHVLMVKPQFEVGREAVGRGGVVRDPDLWRAAVEKVVMEARELGLGLVGVAPSLLPGPAGNREFFVHLRAGREPDPDAIDRAIAEVSA; encoded by the coding sequence GTGAGCAAGCCGGCGCGCCTCGACGCCGAGCTCGTGCGGCGAGGGCTCTTCCGCTCGCGTTCCGAGGCCAAGCGGTCGATCGACGCGGGACGTGTGTTGGTGAAGGGGCTTCCGGCGGATCGTGCCGCGACCCTCGTCACCCCGTCGGACCCGATTTCGCTGGCGGAGGAGGCGCCGCGGTTCGTATCGCGCGGAGGAGAGAAGCTCGACGGCGCGCTCGCTCGCTTGCAGGTAAAGGTCGAGGGGCGGCGATGGCTCGACGCCGGGGCCTCCACCGGAGGCTTTACGGATCGGCTGCTGCAAGGTGGTGCCGCCGCGGTGGCCGCGGTCGACGTCGGGTACGGGCAGTTGGACTGGAAGCTCCGCAACGACCCTCGCGTCGTCGTGATCGAGCGGACGAACATCCGCTTCCTCCGGCGCGGCGACCTCCCCTTCGCGCCGGATGGCGTAACCGCCGATCTTTCTTTCATCTCGCTTACCGTTGTCTTGCCCGCGCTGGCCGCCGTCGCGGGGGATGGCTGCGACCACGTGTTGATGGTCAAGCCTCAGTTCGAGGTTGGGAGAGAAGCCGTCGGCAGAGGAGGCGTGGTGCGGGATCCGGACCTGTGGCGAGCCGCGGTCGAAAAGGTGGTGATGGAGGCGCGCGAGCTTGGGCTTGGCCTCGTAGGTGTGGCTCCGTCGCTGCTTCCGGGACCGGCGGGGAACCGGGAGTTCTTCGTGCACCTGCGAGCGGGTCGCGAGCCGGACCCGGACGCCATCGACCGAGCCATCGCCGAGGTGTCCGCGTGA
- a CDS encoding NAD(+)/NADH kinase, with translation MTIKRLSLVTHDGKPAAVEMRRVLTELAAAKDISIQDDDPDLVVALGGDGTVLRAAQVAHAADALLLGINLGTMGYLTEVEGDAPADALEWVLRGDFEVDARMMLQCELITGSETREFVGLNEVLVERASRRRLVRLEVTLGGESLAAFNADGLIVATPTGSTAYALSSGGPIVSPRAACLVLVPVNAHMIFSRPFVLSPDETVEIRLGEEGQTASLVLDGAEGCDFTTGSTIRVRRHPQPLRLVRLPGPGFVQRLRTKLDLPH, from the coding sequence GTGACGATCAAGCGGCTTTCTCTAGTTACCCACGATGGCAAGCCGGCCGCCGTCGAGATGCGCCGCGTCCTGACCGAACTGGCCGCCGCGAAAGACATCTCGATCCAAGACGACGATCCCGATCTCGTCGTCGCGCTCGGAGGGGACGGAACGGTTCTTCGCGCCGCTCAGGTCGCTCACGCGGCCGACGCGCTGCTGCTCGGGATCAACCTGGGCACGATGGGCTATCTGACTGAGGTGGAGGGGGATGCTCCCGCAGACGCGCTCGAGTGGGTCCTGCGCGGCGACTTCGAGGTGGATGCGCGCATGATGTTGCAGTGCGAGCTCATCACGGGCAGCGAAACGCGCGAGTTCGTCGGGTTGAACGAGGTCCTCGTGGAGCGCGCGTCCCGTCGACGGCTGGTCAGGCTGGAGGTGACGCTTGGCGGAGAGTCGCTGGCGGCTTTCAACGCCGACGGGCTGATCGTCGCGACGCCCACGGGGTCCACCGCTTACGCGCTCAGCTCCGGCGGACCGATCGTGTCGCCGCGGGCCGCCTGCCTCGTCCTCGTGCCGGTGAACGCGCACATGATCTTCTCGCGCCCTTTCGTCCTGTCGCCCGACGAGACCGTCGAGATCCGGCTCGGTGAGGAGGGGCAGACGGCCTCGCTCGTGCTGGACGGCGCGGAAGGCTGTGATTTCACCACCGGATCGACCATCCGCGTTCGCCGCCACCCTCAGCCGCTGAGATTGGTGCGGCTGCCGGGACCCGGATTCGTCCAGAGGTTGCGGACGAAGCTGGACCTTCCGCACTGA
- the recN gene encoding DNA repair protein RecN, whose product MLRELIVENLGVIERAELELDPGGSALTGETGAGKTLLVSALGLLLGGRADRSLIRHGAAAARVEARFHLVAGHPALAALEDQGLVEPGDIEVVISRTIAEAGGKVRINGRLAAASLLAEVGPLLAEIAGQHEQHRLGSKRYQLELLDAYIGGDALGLAREVAEAVRQASAARRTVDELETGARERERELDVLHYEMQEIEAASPGAGESDELRSEAARLEHAEAIAAAVAVARAALEDEGGALDRLREAGVALSRVTDRDPSLEPLVARLDPVVVELDDVARDLAHCLPSLDPDALEVVRQRLATLTRLQRKYGVDDADVLAYLERCRARAASLEGASSDIDRCVAEAEKHEARARSLAEELSRLRAAAAPRLQKEIEDILGSLAMAGTQIQIALQPAELYEGGLETVELRAGSAGHPPRPIAKVASGGELSRIALALRLATGRGTPSAPTVVFDEVDAGIGGEAARAVGRALADLARGSGIQVLVVTHLPQVAAFLNSHHRVQRVLSGGAASATVEPLTGKARVEELSRMLAGLPESDTAREHAQELLEVAGRA is encoded by the coding sequence GTGCTGAGAGAGCTGATCGTTGAGAACCTCGGCGTGATCGAGCGAGCCGAGCTCGAGCTGGACCCGGGCGGCAGCGCTCTCACCGGAGAGACCGGAGCGGGCAAGACGCTGCTGGTCTCTGCGCTGGGGCTCCTCCTCGGCGGCCGCGCCGACCGTTCTCTGATCCGGCATGGTGCCGCCGCAGCGCGCGTGGAGGCGCGCTTCCACCTTGTAGCGGGACACCCCGCGCTTGCTGCTTTGGAGGATCAGGGCCTCGTGGAGCCCGGCGACATCGAGGTCGTGATCTCGCGCACCATCGCCGAAGCCGGCGGAAAGGTGCGGATCAACGGGCGTCTCGCTGCGGCGTCGCTGCTCGCGGAGGTAGGGCCTCTTCTGGCGGAGATCGCAGGGCAGCACGAGCAGCATCGGCTCGGCTCCAAGCGGTATCAGCTGGAGCTGTTGGATGCGTACATCGGCGGCGACGCGTTAGGACTCGCGCGGGAGGTCGCGGAAGCTGTCCGGCAGGCCAGCGCCGCGCGCAGGACGGTCGACGAGCTCGAGACGGGAGCGCGCGAGAGGGAACGAGAGCTCGACGTCCTCCATTACGAGATGCAAGAGATCGAGGCGGCAAGCCCCGGCGCGGGCGAATCGGACGAGCTTCGCTCGGAGGCGGCGCGCCTGGAGCACGCGGAGGCGATAGCGGCGGCCGTAGCCGTGGCTCGCGCCGCGTTGGAAGACGAGGGAGGCGCGCTCGACCGCCTGCGCGAGGCAGGCGTCGCTCTCTCGCGGGTGACCGACCGCGACCCTTCGCTGGAGCCCTTGGTCGCGCGGCTCGACCCCGTCGTGGTCGAGCTGGATGACGTAGCCCGCGACCTCGCACACTGCCTTCCCTCTCTTGATCCGGACGCTCTGGAGGTGGTGCGGCAGCGACTCGCGACGTTGACACGACTGCAACGCAAGTACGGTGTCGACGACGCAGACGTGCTGGCTTATCTCGAACGCTGCAGAGCCCGCGCCGCGTCGTTAGAGGGCGCGTCCTCGGACATCGACCGGTGCGTGGCGGAGGCGGAGAAGCACGAGGCTCGTGCCCGTTCTCTGGCTGAGGAGCTGTCACGGCTGAGGGCCGCGGCGGCACCGCGTCTCCAGAAAGAGATAGAGGACATCCTCGGCTCCCTCGCTATGGCGGGCACGCAGATACAGATCGCGCTTCAACCCGCGGAGCTGTACGAAGGCGGGCTCGAGACGGTCGAGCTGCGCGCTGGTTCCGCGGGACATCCTCCACGGCCCATAGCGAAGGTCGCGTCGGGGGGTGAGCTGTCGCGCATCGCGCTTGCGCTCAGGCTCGCGACGGGACGAGGGACGCCTTCGGCTCCAACCGTCGTGTTCGATGAGGTCGACGCCGGGATCGGTGGCGAGGCAGCGCGGGCCGTCGGGCGGGCGCTCGCCGATCTGGCGCGTGGGAGCGGCATCCAGGTCTTGGTGGTCACGCACCTTCCTCAGGTCGCGGCATTCTTGAACTCGCACCATCGGGTCCAGAGGGTGCTGTCGGGCGGCGCGGCATCGGCGACGGTCGAGCCTTTGACCGGCAAAGCCAGGGTCGAGGAGCTCTCGCGCATGCTCGCGGGGCTCCCTGAGAGCGACACCGCGCGCGAGCACGCGCAGGAGCTCTTGGAAGTCGCGGGCAGAGCGTGA